One stretch of Pseudomonas fluorescens Q2-87 DNA includes these proteins:
- a CDS encoding DUF1631 domain-containing protein, which produces MHNDGNVVPLHKVSTDQANRSPLARLPVILLQVRDKAAQQLRVGLQGLFDNADDTLFEMADRARDDVEQNLFFEAMRDLRLKRKSIEREFIEQFFEAFVSLAQYDLTQATLAPVLSPGIPSQPTQDELERHLAVDAMVARVLRRDGTSLEQLTARLTVLLGRPLASQHNPLSPALLCEKFLQAGRNLGVGIKVKLILLKLFERYVLSECDQLYAEANQLLAATGILPELRLSPSRRASDRPEENPRPPADIAAKPSAAEVDDSVQEVFAALQKLLMHVRGSVAPTLEPSAPAQPISTRDLLRLLSHLQQYVPAPTVHDEFDLRGQLEQLLTRVSVRSGKSRVVEDADEDVINLISMMFEFILDDHNLPDSFKALIGRLQIPMLKVAVQDKSFFSRTNHPARRLLNEIAAAAMGWGDCDDHQRDSLYLRIEQVVQRLLNDFVDDPAIFSELLADFLAFTSDERRRSELLEQRIRDAEEGRAKAELARQRVEGALNQLMLGKILPQAVVEFVQQAWSQVLLLTCFKHGEDSAEWKADVLTLEQLIWSVQPHDEPDAGLRLLAMVPELLKALREGLSRSAFDPFATSEFFSELEVLHVQSLERTGQAPEQTQSSDSPVMIEVLERIVLRAPHKAPVDNVAVRLPADDVGLLQVDQLRLGSWVEFQEDEDNNLRCKLAAIIEATGKYVFVNRTGLKVLEHSRTSLALEFRRGAARLLDDTLLFDRALESVLGNLRQLNRGK; this is translated from the coding sequence ATGCACAACGACGGGAATGTAGTGCCTTTGCATAAGGTTTCTACCGATCAGGCGAATCGTTCGCCGCTCGCCCGCCTGCCTGTGATTCTGCTTCAGGTTCGCGACAAGGCCGCGCAGCAGTTGCGCGTGGGCTTGCAGGGGTTGTTCGATAACGCCGACGACACCTTGTTCGAAATGGCCGACCGGGCGCGCGACGATGTCGAACAGAACCTGTTCTTCGAAGCCATGCGGGACCTGCGCCTGAAGCGAAAGAGCATCGAGCGCGAGTTCATCGAGCAGTTTTTCGAGGCGTTCGTCAGCCTTGCCCAGTACGATCTCACCCAGGCGACCCTCGCGCCTGTCCTGTCTCCCGGTATCCCCTCCCAACCCACTCAAGACGAGCTGGAGCGTCATCTGGCGGTGGATGCCATGGTCGCTCGCGTGCTCAGGCGCGATGGCACGTCCCTGGAGCAACTGACGGCGCGGCTCACGGTGTTGCTGGGACGGCCATTGGCGAGCCAGCACAATCCCCTGAGCCCGGCACTGCTGTGTGAGAAATTCCTGCAGGCCGGGCGCAACCTGGGGGTAGGGATCAAGGTCAAGCTGATCCTGCTCAAATTGTTCGAGCGCTATGTACTCAGCGAGTGCGACCAGCTCTATGCCGAGGCCAACCAGTTGCTGGCCGCTACCGGGATTTTGCCGGAACTCAGGCTTTCACCGTCGCGGCGCGCCTCGGACCGTCCCGAAGAGAACCCCAGACCGCCAGCCGATATCGCCGCCAAGCCCAGTGCTGCTGAGGTCGATGACAGCGTGCAGGAGGTGTTTGCCGCGTTGCAGAAACTGTTGATGCACGTGCGTGGCAGCGTGGCGCCGACCCTGGAACCCAGCGCACCGGCCCAGCCGATCTCCACGCGAGACCTGCTTCGCCTGCTCTCCCATTTGCAGCAATACGTCCCGGCGCCAACCGTCCACGACGAATTCGACCTGCGCGGCCAGCTTGAGCAATTGCTGACCCGGGTCAGCGTCAGGAGCGGCAAGTCTAGGGTGGTCGAGGACGCCGATGAGGATGTGATCAACCTGATCTCGATGATGTTCGAGTTCATCCTCGACGACCATAACCTGCCGGATTCCTTCAAGGCCTTGATTGGCCGCCTGCAGATCCCGATGCTCAAAGTGGCTGTGCAGGACAAAAGCTTTTTCAGCCGCACTAATCATCCGGCCCGTCGACTGCTCAATGAAATTGCCGCGGCGGCCATGGGCTGGGGCGATTGCGACGATCACCAGCGCGACAGTCTTTATTTGCGCATCGAACAGGTGGTGCAGCGTCTGTTGAATGACTTTGTCGATGACCCGGCCATTTTTTCCGAACTGCTGGCCGACTTCCTGGCGTTCACCAGTGACGAGCGCCGCCGCAGTGAGCTGCTCGAACAGCGCATCCGTGACGCCGAAGAAGGACGGGCCAAGGCCGAGCTGGCGCGTCAGCGGGTCGAGGGGGCGCTGAACCAACTGATGCTGGGCAAAATACTGCCGCAGGCGGTCGTGGAGTTCGTGCAGCAGGCCTGGAGCCAGGTGCTGCTGCTGACTTGCTTCAAGCACGGCGAGGATTCGGCTGAGTGGAAAGCCGACGTCCTGACTCTGGAGCAACTGATCTGGAGCGTCCAGCCCCACGATGAGCCCGACGCGGGCCTGCGTTTGCTGGCAATGGTGCCGGAACTGCTCAAGGCCCTGCGTGAGGGGCTTAGCCGTTCGGCGTTCGACCCGTTTGCCACCAGCGAATTCTTCAGCGAGCTGGAAGTCCTGCATGTGCAGTCGCTGGAGCGCACGGGACAGGCGCCGGAACAAACGCAATCGTCCGATTCGCCGGTCATGATCGAAGTGCTGGAACGAATCGTCCTGCGCGCCCCCCACAAGGCACCGGTGGACAACGTCGCGGTTCGATTGCCCGCCGATGACGTGGGCCTGCTTCAGGTTGACCAGTTGCGCCTGGGGAGCTGGGTCGAATTCCAGGAAGACGAGGACAACAACCTGCGTTGCAAGCTGGCGGCGATCATCGAGGCCACCGGCAAATACGTCTTCGTCAACCGCACCGGGCTCAAGGTGCTGGAACACAGCCGCACCAGCCTGGCCCTGGAGTTTCGTCGCGGCGCGGCGCGTTTGCTGGACGACACCCTGTTGTTCGATCGGGCGCTGGAGTCAGTACTGGGTAATCTGCGGCAACTCAATCGCGGCAAGTGA
- the ampD gene encoding 1,6-anhydro-N-acetylmuramyl-L-alanine amidase AmpD — protein MQFDSASGWCENVRHCPSPNFNARPEGEISLLVIHNISLPPAQFATGKVQEFFQNRLDVTEHPYFAGIADLRVSAHFLIERDGTVTQFVSCLDRAWHAGVSCFEGRETCNDFSIGIELEGTDDLPFTEAQYTALVALTRQLRAAFKAITVERICGHSDIAPGRKTDPGPAFDWARYRAALTEEEGQ, from the coding sequence ATGCAGTTCGACTCCGCGAGCGGTTGGTGCGAAAACGTGCGTCATTGCCCGTCACCCAACTTCAATGCGCGCCCCGAGGGCGAAATTTCCCTGCTGGTGATCCACAACATCAGCCTGCCACCGGCGCAATTCGCCACGGGCAAGGTGCAGGAATTTTTCCAGAATCGCCTGGATGTCACGGAACATCCCTATTTTGCCGGTATCGCCGACCTGCGCGTCTCTGCGCATTTTCTGATCGAGCGTGACGGCACCGTCACCCAGTTTGTCTCCTGTCTGGATCGTGCATGGCACGCGGGCGTCTCGTGTTTCGAGGGGCGGGAAACCTGTAATGATTTTTCCATAGGCATCGAACTCGAGGGCACCGATGATTTGCCGTTCACCGAGGCGCAGTACACCGCGCTGGTGGCACTGACCCGGCAGTTGCGAGCCGCGTTCAAGGCGATCACCGTCGAGCGTATTTGCGGGCACAGCGACATCGCACCGGGGCGCAAGACCGATCCGGGACCGGCATTCGACTGGGCGCGCTATCGCGCGGCCCTGACAGAAGAGGAAGGACAATGA
- the pfkB gene encoding 1-phosphofructokinase — MAKILTLTLNPALDLTVELARLEPGQVNRSDAMHTHAAGKGVNVAQVLADLGHTLTVSGFLGEDNAQAFETLFTQRGFIDAFIRVPGETRSNIKLAEQDGRITDLNGPGPVVDEAAQHALLERLEHIAPGHDVVVVAGSLPRGVSPQWLQALIVRLKQLGLNVALDTSGEALRVALAAGPWLIKPNTEELADALGCEVVSGLAQAQAAQRLHAQGIEHVVISHGADGVNWFSVGAALHASPPKVSVASTVGAGDSLLAGMLHGLLSADTPEQTLRTATAIAAMAVTQIGFGIHDTALLASLEQGVRVRPLTEQ, encoded by the coding sequence ATGGCGAAGATTCTTACCCTGACCCTCAACCCGGCGCTCGACCTCACGGTTGAACTGGCGCGCCTGGAGCCGGGACAGGTCAACCGCAGCGATGCCATGCACACCCACGCCGCCGGCAAAGGCGTGAACGTGGCCCAAGTGCTGGCCGACCTCGGTCATACGTTGACGGTCAGTGGTTTCCTGGGGGAAGACAATGCCCAGGCGTTCGAGACGCTGTTTACCCAGCGTGGTTTTATCGACGCCTTTATCCGTGTGCCCGGGGAAACCCGCAGCAACATCAAGCTGGCCGAGCAGGACGGACGTATAACTGACCTCAACGGGCCGGGCCCGGTCGTCGACGAAGCCGCGCAGCACGCGTTGCTGGAGCGACTGGAACACATCGCCCCCGGCCACGACGTGGTAGTGGTGGCGGGCAGCTTGCCCCGGGGCGTCAGCCCGCAGTGGTTGCAGGCGTTGATCGTGCGCTTGAAACAGCTCGGCCTGAACGTGGCCCTCGACACCAGTGGCGAAGCCTTGCGCGTCGCCTTGGCGGCGGGGCCCTGGCTGATCAAGCCGAACACCGAGGAACTGGCCGATGCGCTGGGTTGCGAGGTGGTGAGTGGGTTGGCCCAGGCGCAAGCGGCGCAGCGCCTGCACGCCCAAGGCATCGAGCATGTGGTGATTTCTCACGGCGCCGATGGCGTGAACTGGTTCAGCGTCGGTGCGGCGCTGCATGCCTCGCCGCCCAAGGTCAGCGTCGCCAGCACCGTGGGTGCCGGGGATTCACTGTTGGCGGGCATGCTGCATGGCCTGCTCAGCGCCGACACTCCGGAGCAGACCCTGCGCACGGCCACGGCCATCGCCGCCATGGCGGTCACGCAGATCGGCTTTGGCATCCACGACACGGCACTGCTGGCGTCGCTTGAACAGGGCGTGCGCGTGCGCCCCCTGACAGAACAATAA
- the cra gene encoding catabolite repressor/activator: MKLSDIAQLAGVSVTTASYVINGKAEQQRISSATVERVRAVVEEHGFTPNPQAAGLRSRHTRTLGFILPDLENPSYARIAKLLEQGARARGYQLLIASSDDAPDSERQLLQLFRARRCDALIVASCLPAGDDSYRQLQAKGIPIIAIDRVMEPAHFCSVISDDRQASLQLTRSLLETNPRQIALISARPELSISQERTAGFNEALAGFDGQVLIEHGESFSRECGRQLMDELLARLGHLPDALITTSYVLLQGVFDALHDFPLKARPLRLGTFGDTQLLDFLPLPVNAMSQQHQLIADKALELALAAIENDVYQPGVQAIERTFKQRIHQG, encoded by the coding sequence TTGAAACTCAGTGATATTGCCCAACTGGCCGGTGTGTCGGTGACCACCGCCAGCTATGTCATCAACGGCAAGGCCGAACAGCAACGCATCAGCAGCGCCACCGTCGAACGGGTGCGAGCGGTGGTTGAGGAGCATGGCTTCACGCCCAATCCCCAGGCCGCCGGTTTGCGTAGCCGACACACGCGCACGCTGGGCTTCATTCTGCCGGACCTGGAAAACCCCAGCTACGCACGCATCGCCAAGCTGCTGGAGCAAGGGGCGCGGGCGCGGGGTTATCAGTTGCTGATCGCCAGCTCCGACGATGCACCCGACAGTGAGCGGCAATTGCTGCAATTGTTCCGTGCCCGGCGCTGCGATGCGTTGATCGTCGCCAGTTGCCTGCCGGCCGGGGACGACAGTTATCGCCAGTTGCAAGCCAAAGGCATCCCCATCATCGCCATCGACCGGGTGATGGAACCTGCGCATTTCTGTTCGGTGATCAGCGACGACCGCCAAGCCAGCCTGCAACTGACGCGCAGCCTGCTTGAGACGAACCCTCGGCAAATCGCCCTGATCAGCGCCCGCCCCGAGCTGAGCATCAGCCAGGAACGGACCGCAGGGTTTAACGAGGCGCTGGCCGGGTTCGACGGTCAGGTGCTGATCGAGCATGGTGAGTCGTTCAGTCGCGAATGCGGCCGCCAGTTGATGGATGAACTGCTTGCGCGCCTGGGGCACCTGCCCGATGCGCTGATCACGACCTCCTACGTTCTGCTGCAAGGGGTGTTCGACGCCCTCCACGATTTCCCGCTCAAGGCACGCCCGCTGCGCCTGGGCACGTTTGGTGACACGCAGTTGCTGGATTTCCTGCCGCTGCCGGTCAATGCCATGTCCCAGCAACATCAACTGATTGCCGATAAGGCCTTGGAACTGGCATTGGCGGCCATCGAAAACGATGTTTACCAACCTGGCGTGCAGGCCATCGAGCGGACCTTCAAGCAGCGCATTCATCAGGGCTGA
- the ptsP gene encoding phosphoenolpyruvate--protein phosphotransferase: MLELTLEQISMAQTAVDKDAALQLLADRLVADGLVAEGYLAGLQAREAQGSTFLGQGIAIPHGTPQTRDLVYSTGVRLLQFPEGVDWGDGQIVYLAIGIAAKSDEHLRLLQLLTRALGETDLGQALRRASSAEALLKLLQGAPQELALDAQMIGLGVSADDFEELVWRGARLLRQADCVSNGFAGVLQQVEALPLGDGLWWLHSEQTVKRPGLAFVTPDKPIRYLGQPLSGLFCLASLGEAHQSLLERLCALLIEGRGHELGRATSSRKVLEVLGGELPADWPSARIGLANAHGLHARPAKILAQLAKSFDGEIRVRIVDGQDSAVSVKSLSKLLSLGARRGQVLEFIAEPSIANDALPALLAAIEEGLGEEVEPLPPPSTPREPAIAEVAAVMLAPESGSLIQAVAAAPGIAIGPAHIQVLQAIDYPLRGESAAIERERLQNALNQVRRDIEGLVERAKAKAIREIFITHQEMLDDPELTDEVDTRLKLGESAQAAWMGVIEAAAKEQEALQDALLAERAADLRDVGRRVLAQLCGVETPNEPDQPYILVMDEVGPSDVARLDPARVAGILTARGGATAHSAIVARALGIPALVGAGPAVLLLAPGTSLLLDGQRGRLHVDPDAATLQRAREERDTREQRLKVAAEQRHQPALTRDGHAVEVFANIGESAGVGSAVEQGAEGIGLLRTELIFMAHTQAPDEATQEAEYRKVLDGLAGRPLVVRTLDVGGDKPLPYWPIAKEENPFLGVRGIRLTLQRPQVMEAQLRALLRSADNRPLRIMFPMVGSVDEWRQARDMTERLRLEIPVADLQLGIMIEVPSAALLAPVLAKEVDFFSVGTNDLTQYTLAIDRGHPTLSAQADGLHPAVLQLIDITVRAAHAHGKWVGVCGELAADPLAVPVLVGLGVDELSVSARSIAEVKARVRELSLAQVQTLAQEALAVGSADDVRALVEAL, from the coding sequence ATGCTCGAGCTCACTCTAGAGCAGATATCCATGGCTCAAACCGCTGTGGATAAAGACGCTGCGCTGCAATTGCTCGCTGACAGACTGGTGGCCGATGGCTTGGTAGCTGAGGGATATCTCGCCGGCTTGCAGGCCCGCGAAGCCCAGGGCTCGACCTTTCTTGGCCAAGGTATTGCCATCCCCCACGGCACCCCGCAAACCCGCGACCTGGTGTATTCAACCGGCGTACGCCTGCTGCAATTTCCCGAAGGTGTGGATTGGGGCGATGGCCAGATCGTTTACCTGGCCATTGGCATCGCGGCCAAATCCGACGAACACCTGCGCCTGTTGCAATTGCTGACCCGCGCCCTCGGCGAGACTGACCTGGGCCAGGCCCTGCGCCGTGCCAGCTCCGCCGAAGCGCTGTTGAAACTGCTGCAAGGCGCGCCGCAGGAACTGGCGCTGGATGCGCAGATGATTGGCCTTGGCGTGTCGGCTGACGACTTCGAAGAGTTGGTCTGGCGCGGCGCCCGTCTGCTGCGCCAGGCCGATTGCGTGAGTAATGGTTTTGCCGGTGTCTTGCAGCAAGTCGAGGCGCTGCCCCTGGGTGATGGCCTGTGGTGGCTGCACAGCGAGCAGACGGTCAAGCGTCCGGGACTGGCGTTCGTCACACCGGACAAACCCATCCGCTACTTGGGCCAACCCCTGAGCGGCCTGTTCTGCCTTGCCAGCCTTGGCGAGGCTCACCAAAGCTTGCTGGAAAGGCTCTGCGCGCTGCTGATCGAAGGTCGTGGCCACGAACTGGGCCGCGCCACCAGCAGCCGCAAGGTGTTGGAAGTGCTCGGTGGTGAGTTGCCCGCCGACTGGCCCAGCGCCCGCATCGGCCTGGCCAATGCCCATGGCTTGCACGCGCGGCCGGCGAAGATCCTCGCGCAGCTGGCGAAAAGTTTCGATGGCGAGATCCGCGTGCGTATCGTCGACGGCCAGGACAGCGCCGTGTCGGTCAAGAGCTTGAGCAAACTGTTGAGCCTGGGCGCCCGGCGCGGCCAGGTGCTGGAATTCATTGCCGAACCGAGCATTGCCAACGACGCGCTGCCGGCATTGCTGGCAGCCATCGAAGAAGGCCTTGGCGAAGAAGTCGAACCGCTGCCGCCACCGAGCACGCCGCGAGAACCCGCGATAGCCGAAGTGGCTGCCGTGATGCTGGCGCCCGAATCCGGCAGCCTGATCCAGGCCGTCGCTGCGGCGCCGGGCATTGCCATCGGCCCGGCCCATATCCAGGTGCTGCAAGCCATCGATTATCCGCTGCGCGGCGAGTCGGCGGCCATCGAGCGCGAGCGCCTGCAAAACGCTTTGAACCAGGTGCGCCGCGATATCGAAGGGCTGGTCGAGCGCGCCAAGGCCAAGGCCATCCGCGAGATCTTCATCACCCACCAGGAAATGCTCGACGACCCGGAGCTGACCGACGAAGTCGACACCCGCTTGAAGCTGGGAGAGAGTGCGCAAGCGGCCTGGATGGGGGTGATCGAAGCCGCCGCGAAAGAACAGGAGGCCTTGCAGGACGCACTGCTCGCCGAACGTGCCGCCGACCTGCGAGACGTGGGCCGTCGTGTGCTGGCGCAATTGTGCGGCGTCGAAACCCCGAACGAACCCGATCAACCCTACATCCTGGTGATGGACGAAGTCGGCCCGTCCGACGTCGCCCGTCTGGACCCGGCCCGTGTCGCGGGTATCCTGACCGCTCGCGGCGGCGCGACTGCCCACAGCGCGATCGTTGCCCGAGCCTTGGGCATTCCGGCACTGGTGGGCGCTGGGCCAGCGGTGCTGTTGCTGGCGCCGGGCACGTCCTTGCTGCTGGACGGCCAGCGCGGTCGCCTGCACGTGGACCCCGACGCGGCTACCCTGCAACGGGCCAGGGAAGAACGCGACACCCGCGAGCAGCGCCTCAAGGTTGCTGCCGAACAGCGCCACCAGCCGGCGCTGACCCGCGACGGTCACGCCGTGGAAGTGTTTGCCAACATCGGCGAGAGCGCCGGTGTCGGCAGCGCGGTGGAGCAGGGCGCCGAAGGCATCGGTCTGTTGCGCACCGAGCTGATTTTCATGGCCCACACCCAGGCACCGGACGAAGCGACCCAGGAAGCCGAATATCGCAAGGTGCTCGATGGCCTGGCTGGCCGGCCGCTGGTGGTGCGCACCCTCGATGTCGGCGGTGACAAACCGCTGCCGTACTGGCCGATCGCGAAAGAAGAGAACCCGTTCCTCGGCGTGCGCGGCATTCGCCTGACCTTGCAGCGTCCGCAGGTCATGGAAGCGCAGTTGCGCGCCTTGTTGCGCTCGGCGGACAACCGTCCGCTGCGGATCATGTTCCCCATGGTCGGCAGCGTTGACGAGTGGCGTCAGGCCCGGGACATGACCGAACGCCTGCGCCTGGAGATTCCTGTGGCGGACCTGCAACTGGGGATCATGATCGAAGTGCCGTCCGCTGCCTTGCTCGCGCCGGTGCTGGCCAAGGAAGTCGACTTCTTCAGTGTCGGCACCAACGACCTGACGCAATACACCCTGGCCATCGATCGTGGTCACCCGACCTTGTCGGCCCAGGCCGATGGCTTGCATCCGGCGGTGCTGCAACTGATCGATATCACCGTGCGTGCCGCCCATGCCCATGGCAAGTGGGTCGGCGTATGCGGCGAGCTAGCGGCTGATCCACTGGCGGTGCCGGTGCTGGTGGGCCTGGGCGTGGACGAGTTGAGCGTTTCGGCGCGCAGCATTGCCGAAGTCAAGGCGCGGGTTCGCGAGCTGAGCCTGGCGCAAGTACAGACCCTGGCCCAAGAGGCGTTGGCCGTGGGCAGCGCCGATGATGTGCGCGCATTAGTGGAGGCGCTGTAA
- a CDS encoding TatD family hydrolase: MELIDTHTHLDFPDFDADRPALLAESRASGVREMVVLGVYRDNWQRVWELVQSDPDLYAALGLHPVYLDQHRREDIVQLREWLARLAGHRQLCAVGEIGLDYYIETLDRERQQALFEAQLNLAAEFELPALIHVRRSHAAVIATLKRIGLKRTGIIHAFAGSFEEAREYIKLGFKLGLGGAATWPQALRMHRVLAKLPLDAVVLETDSPDMAPAMFPGQRNSPAHLPAICEALAQIMAVSPGQLAEASTANARDLFNW, translated from the coding sequence ATGGAGCTGATCGACACCCACACCCACCTGGACTTTCCCGACTTCGACGCAGACCGCCCGGCGCTGCTGGCTGAAAGCCGCGCCTCGGGCGTGCGGGAAATGGTGGTGCTTGGGGTGTATCGGGACAATTGGCAGCGGGTCTGGGAGCTGGTGCAAAGCGACCCCGACCTGTACGCCGCGCTGGGCCTGCACCCGGTGTATCTGGACCAGCATCGCCGCGAAGACATCGTGCAATTGCGCGAATGGCTGGCCCGCCTGGCCGGGCACCGGCAGCTGTGCGCGGTGGGGGAAATCGGCCTGGATTACTACATCGAAACCCTCGACCGTGAGCGCCAGCAGGCGCTGTTCGAGGCGCAATTAAATCTGGCTGCGGAGTTCGAACTGCCGGCGCTGATCCACGTGCGCCGCAGTCATGCGGCCGTAATCGCAACCCTCAAGCGCATTGGCCTGAAACGCACGGGCATCATCCACGCCTTCGCCGGCAGCTTTGAAGAGGCCCGCGAATACATCAAGCTCGGTTTCAAGCTCGGCCTGGGCGGCGCCGCGACCTGGCCCCAGGCCCTGCGCATGCACCGAGTGCTGGCAAAACTGCCATTGGACGCGGTGGTGTTGGAAACCGATTCGCCGGACATGGCACCGGCGATGTTCCCAGGGCAACGCAACAGTCCGGCGCACCTGCCGGCGATCTGCGAAGCACTGGCCCAGATCATGGCAGTGAGCCCTGGGCAATTGGCCGAGGCCAGCACCGCCAACGCCCGCGATTTGTTCAACTGGTGA
- the ampE gene encoding regulatory signaling modulator protein AmpE, which produces MSFLVLLLAVWIEKFSALRQRVQRDGGWLRELNKLEASPRWVNRPWLVLVVLVLLPVALLALLLWVLEPVAYGLLALPVHLVVVIYSLGRGDLLADLGPFRDAWRREDLQAAAHVAKRDLDIETDDGEQLLEEVQGHLLWQAYQSFFAVIFWYFLLGPVAALSYRLLALAAEHSHNPGVAERAAQLRHAFDWGPVRLLAASFALVGNFVAVSRVMLHELLNWNISAADLIDKVGLVAGEIPKPVAGPDGINSLDRLWELLLRAAVLWYAGFALWTVLA; this is translated from the coding sequence ATGAGTTTTCTGGTATTGCTCCTGGCGGTCTGGATCGAGAAGTTCTCGGCCCTGCGCCAGCGCGTACAGCGCGACGGTGGTTGGCTGCGCGAACTGAACAAGCTTGAAGCGAGCCCGCGTTGGGTCAACCGTCCATGGCTGGTGCTGGTGGTACTGGTCTTGCTGCCAGTGGCACTTTTGGCATTGCTGCTCTGGGTGCTGGAGCCGGTGGCGTATGGTCTGCTGGCATTGCCAGTGCACTTGGTGGTGGTCATCTACAGTTTGGGACGCGGCGACCTGCTGGCCGACCTGGGACCGTTTCGCGATGCCTGGCGTCGAGAGGACCTGCAAGCGGCTGCCCATGTGGCCAAGCGCGACCTCGACATCGAAACCGATGACGGTGAGCAGTTATTGGAGGAGGTCCAGGGGCATTTGCTGTGGCAGGCCTACCAGAGCTTTTTCGCGGTGATCTTCTGGTACTTCCTCTTGGGGCCGGTAGCGGCTTTGAGCTATCGATTGCTGGCACTGGCCGCCGAGCACAGCCACAACCCCGGCGTTGCCGAGCGGGCCGCGCAACTGCGCCATGCCTTCGACTGGGGGCCGGTGCGGTTGCTGGCGGCGAGCTTCGCCCTGGTGGGCAACTTCGTGGCAGTCAGCCGGGTCATGCTGCATGAACTGCTGAACTGGAACATCAGCGCCGCCGACCTCATCGACAAAGTCGGCCTGGTGGCCGGCGAGATCCCCAAGCCCGTCGCGGGACCGGACGGCATCAACAGCCTGGATCGACTTTGGGAATTGCTGCTGCGTGCGGCGGTGCTCTGGTATGCCGGGTTTGCGTTGTGGACGGTGCTGGCCTAA